In the Wyeomyia smithii strain HCP4-BCI-WySm-NY-G18 chromosome 2, ASM2978416v1, whole genome shotgun sequence genome, one interval contains:
- the LOC129720562 gene encoding basic-leucine zipper transcription factor A-like, producing the protein MSQSQQQQQQLAQAQFQAFGNSLSNLQQQHQHHQQQQQQQQQHQQHTSIHHQQHLQQQQQTAQQQSLTAAAAAVAAANSGHHHHQQQQQQQRHTLWRAKSKRCARAPTLCREETELTHISTSKPAGAGSAVLFVFFSMYSRVNTQNSRGWKASEFFYRSRATCVYGSPFEGSNSSSSSSSSSRRKHFSHDLNKPRLELEKQQQMGWLSGRDGHIQTTVWEMHSNTSTSQEVLLLWKTGHTHRDPLEQVFIKYV; encoded by the exons ATGAGCCAatcccagcagcagcagcaacaactcGCACAAGCTCAGTTCCAGGCCTTTGGGAATAGTTTGTCGAATTTGCAGCAACAACATCAACAccaccaacagcagcagcagcaacaacaacaacatcagcAACACACATCCATCCATCATCAGCAACATCTccagcaacagcaacaaacgGCTCAACAGCAATCCCtgacggcggcggcggcggctgtTGCAGCTGCTAATTCTGGTCACCATCATcaccagcaacagcagcagcaaca AAGGCACACACTGTGGCGGGCAAAGTCCAAAAGATGTGCGCGCGCACCCACCCTGTGTCGAGAGGAAACCGAACTCACACACATCTCAACTTCCAAACCCGCTGGTGCTGGTTCTGCCGTGTTGTTTGTGTTCTTCTCGATGTATTCACGAGTCAATACGCAGAACTCAAGGGGGTGGAAGGCCTCCGAATTCTTCTATCGTTCGCGCGCCACCTGTGTGTATGGGAGCCCGTTCGAgggcagcaacagcagcagcagcagcagcagtagtagtaGACGAAAGCACTTTTCCCACGACCTGAACAAACCCAGGTTAGAACTCGAGAAACAACAACAGATGGGCT GGCTCTCGGGACGGGATGGCCACATCCAAACGACCGTATGGGAAATGCACTCAAATACATCCACCTCTCAAGAAGTGCTGCTGCTTTGGAAAACGGGGCACACGCATCGAGACCCGCTGGAGCAAGTCTTCATCAAATATGTGTAA